Proteins encoded by one window of Cheilinus undulatus linkage group 13, ASM1832078v1, whole genome shotgun sequence:
- the ankrd12 gene encoding ankyrin repeat domain-containing protein 12 isoform X3, translating to MAKPGSDRDGAMVDKQAGKKSKDKLSPFTKTPKLDRSELLGKEGKAKSSMKRKLSFTSSPLRTEERDSDTDKDGPDKKKMKKEGGGKKSQANLLFGYPLSERKQMALLMQMTANSPDSTPSHPSQTTPVQKKVPSSTSSRQKDKVNKRNERGETPLHMAAIRGDAKQVKELISLGADVNVKDFAGWTPLHEACNLGYYDVAKVLIAAGAEVNTQGLDDDTPLHDASSSGHKDIVKLLLRHGGNAFQANKRGERPVDVADSQELEQLLKGELPMSDQEDSSSESDDPPSVNPSSVDDNMDDSDTEKDSDGKPATKSSSSMPGLDEYEFKDEEEEEDLSKALNDRHILRRELRQREKEDKERNHVAGKQSGKGDSSSKSKKQKTSRVHCSSDSSSDELESLPEKRNSPTCSQSSDSLRADTRSKKENAEQKEKGKVKRKSKSQNKNKENQEDGKENSKTLVLSLATVSESTEKGREEDSFKMSFSPKDDSSVHLFHLSSIKSPKLNHSLTDKQTPLKQENTKMCISISDSSCPVDGVKFNHYTDADYCTEGSSTKGYKHKEKSKHQQKDSSVEGDDGHSSPYKDGSLGNSVDSTDGALRKTDLDGKVIKKHKLKHKEKDKHRREYEAERSRHRQKEARKDGHRNLEFDREFWKENFFKSDETDEALPVKKEGEDNNLLQKTSDSSPVKDERNTKEKHSSSREKRLREEREKDKAVKKERKESAGKEEKVKDSKPSERDERVDCHGSGRIPEETLQSNSLKEETEEKPISGITADQEQLESSEKGSREKTDKRLPGKEKDSEKMEKRHPDKDKKVKTEHPDKADSQNSVDRWKDKERTGAISSHSPADKNYKENEKLKSLSTTKKHEDSRKNKDKFDKRSDRERPDREYNVGDHREKERTNSDKKAKPLEKATDHSKSDRLKEKDCDRKRRDKIKDGTSSSSNLKLLLEEKKGYLSESSKSLSAKSKEEVMRTPEKDRDRRDRERDWDKHKDKDKDRHKDRSQQAKISKAKANEMDADKAKSKASPATRDTKPKEKRLVNDDLMQTSFERMLSLKDQEIEQWHRKHLEKIKQKERERLKQRPLADPVKSKPKDRTKPEPCLSKELMRSKSSEASDRDKPLKDGTSPRTMSLDGKTLPAIGAKVMSAVENCLSRSPRPESERFGLISRSVSLVSVASSEDSCQATMLTPRHVEYDSDMNMEASDSQPAFLQSSLVIQATRSPSVHDKECNSLPDVPQSNRTPLPGRHESPYLRAILDEDANSVTEGKAVENPKSIQQGEDVRTKETPAETEESLTSQQVVNSVSDPVMEREGSTPQMSNKDPESKNLTESCNSQTGSTEQKTLSSSDPPLSKDTQSLTENSHVECSNKDSDQTSIPSSSVSAEPSAPTNTKTLQQREPLAVSGNESVQQTETSSTHVSDLKDKPLESADGAEQENMETVSESARAEGVGSPVPSTSSYIPSSSAGESGCSKANPEPECPVEEMEVDNKDCKKSKPSSDAAGSCPDSQVEKSESKPPASSHSPEHKAEETTDVLQSLESDSTAAVSATTESSSAESSSATDGSSESKAETSAEPMEVTPAEEKSEPSSSGEEQGQSTVQPAAQTDSTSGSGSSSPQSGDRDSDSSGAKVKVRSSDDDIDIHVPHPRKRKMPKVSNSQTSSTAQQEKDRGQQSLAAIVDSVKLEEIEPYQTERANPYYEFLHIRKKIEEKRKVLCSVTPQPPQYYDEYVTFNGSYLLDGNPLSKLCIPTITPPPSLPEQLKEMFKQQEVVRMKLRLQHSIEREKLIVSNEQEVLRVHYRAARTLANQTLPFSACTVLLDAEVYNMPQDVQVSEGDDGKTSVRDRFNARQFMSWLQDVDDKFDKLKTCLLMRQQHEAAALNAVQRLEWQLKLQELDPATYKSTSIFEIPEFYIPLVEVNDDFDLTPI from the exons AGTAAAGACAAGTTGTCCCCTTTCACCAAAACTCCGAAGCTGGACCGGAGTGAACTGCTGGGGAAGGAAGGGAAAGCAAAGTCTTCTATGAAACGCAAGCTCTCCTTCACCTCAAGTCCACTCCGGACAGAGGAGCGGGACTCAGACACTG ATAAAGATGGACCAGacaagaagaagatgaaaaagGAGGGCGGAGGCAAGAAGTCCCAGGCCAACCTTTTGTTTGGGTATCCTCTGTCAGAGCGCAAACAGATGGCTCTCCTCATGCAGATGACTGCCAACAGTCCAG ACTCAACTCCCAGTCATCCCTCACAAACGACCCCTGTGCAAAAGAAAGTCCCCAGCAGCACCTCGTCTCGACAGAAGGACAAGGTCAACAAGAGGAACGAGCGAGGGGAGACTCCCCTTCACATGGCAGCCATCCGGGGAGACGCCAAACAAGTAAAAGAGCTCATTAGCCTGGGAGCTGATGTCAACGTCAAAGACTTTGCAG GTTGGACGCCTCTTCATGAAGCCTGTAACCTTGGCTACTATGACGTGGCGAAGGTCTTAATAGCAGCGGGTGCAGAGGTGAACACGCAAGGTCTGGATGACGACACGCCACTCCATGATGCCTCAAGCAGTGGGCACAAAGAT ATTGTGAAGCTGCTACTACGCCATGGTGGTAACGCCTTCCAAGCCAACAAGCGTGGGGAGCGTCCGGTGGACGTGGCGGACTCTCAGGAGCTGGAACAGTTACTAAAGGGAGAGTTGCCAATGTCGGACCAAGAAGACAGCTCATCAG agtcTGATGACCCACCATCTGTAAACCCATCCAGCGTGGATGACAACATGGACGACTCTGATACTGAAAAAGACTCTGATGGTAAACCAGCCACAAAGTCTTCATCGTCCATGCCGGGGTTGGATGAGTATGAGTTCAAGgacgaagaggaggaggaggatctaAGTAAAGCCTTGAATGACAGACACATCCTCCGGAGGGAACTACGGCAGCGGGAGAAGGAGGACAAAGAGAGGAATCATGTGGCAGGAAAGCAAAGTGGCAAAGGGGACTCTTCCTCAAAGTCCAAAAAGCAGAAGACGTCTCGTGTCCACTGCAGCTCAGACTCCTCCAGCGATGAACTAGAGAGCCTTCCAGAGAAGAGGAACTCCCCCACCTGCTCTCAGAGTTCAGACAGCCTCAGGGCGGACACACGGTCTAAAAAGGAGAACGCAGAGCAGAAGGAGAAGGGCAAAGTGAAGAGGAAGAGCAAAAGCcagaataaaaacaaggaaaaccAAGAGGACGGGAAGGAGAACAGCAAGACTTTAGTCCTCTCGCTAGCAACCGTGTCAGAGAGCACAGAAAAAGGTCGAGAGGAAGACTCCTTTAAGATGTCTTTCAGTCCGAAAGATGACTCATCCGTCCATCTCTTCCATTTGTCGTCCATAAAATCTCCAAAACTGAACCACAGCCTGACTGATAAACAAACACCACTCAAACAGGAAAATACTAAAATGTGCATTTCCATCAGTGACAGCTCATGTCCAGTGGACGGTGTCAAATTCAACCACTACACAGACGCAGACTACTGCACTGAAGGCTCCAGCACCAAAGGGTACAAGCACAAAGAAAAGAGCAAACATCAACAGAAAGACTCCAGTGTAGAGGGGGACGACGGCCACTCAAGCCCTTACAAAGACGGCAGCCTAGGAAACAGTGTGGACAGCACTGACGGTGCCTTACGGAAGACGGACTTAGACGGGAAAGTCATAAAGAAGCATAAACTAAAACACAAGGAGAAAGACAAACACAGGAGGGAATATGAGGCAGAGCGGAGCCGCCACAGGCAGAAGGAGGCCAGGAAAGACGGCCACAGGAATTTAGAGTTTGACAGAGAGTTCTGGAAAGAAAATTTTTTCAAAAGTGATGAGACAGATGAAGCTCTGCCAGTTAAAAAGGAAGGTGAAGACAATAACTTGCTGCAGAAAACTTCTGATTCGTCTCCTGTCAAAGATGAGAGAAACACAAaggaaaaacactccagcagCAGGGAAAAGAGGCTGAGAGAGGAACGGGAAAAAGACAAGGCGGTGAAAAAAGAGCGGAAGGAGTCTGCTGGTAAAGAGGAGAAGGTAAAGGATTCAAAGCCAAGTGAGCGTGACGAGCGAGTAGACTGCCACGGCTCAGGGCGGATTCCTGAGGAGACTCTGCAGAGCAACAGCTTGAAAgaagaaacagaggagaaaccCATAAGTGGGATCACAGCTGATCAAGAACAGCTGGAGTCCTCTGAAAAAGGCTCACGCGAGAAAACTGACAAGAGGCTCCCAGGAAAGGAGAAAGATTcagaaaagatggagaaaaggCATCctgataaagacaaaaaggttaaaactgaGCACCCAGACAAAGCTGACTCTCAGAATTCAGTGGATCGTTGGAAAGATAAAGAAAGAACAGGAGCAATTTCTTCCCATTCGCCTGCAGATAAGAACTACAAAGAGAATGAGAAGCTCAAGTCTTTATCCACAACAAAAAAGCACGAAGACAgcaggaaaaataaagataagttTGACAAACGGTCTGATAGGGAGAGGCCGGACAGAGAATATAATGTTGGGGATCACAGAGAAAAGGAACGCACAAACTCCGATAAGAAAGCAAAACCTTTGGAGAAGGCCACAGATCACAGTAAATCAGATCGCTTGAAAGAAAAGGACTGTGACAGGAAAAGGAGAGATAAAATTAAAGATGGAACTTCTTCCAGCTCTAATCTGAAGTTACTTTTAGAGGAGAAGAAGGGCTATCTGTCTGAGAGCAGCAAGTCCTTATCTGCTAAATCAAAGGAGGAAGTTATGAGAACGCCAGAGAAAGATCGTGACCGCAGAGACCGGGAGAGAGACTGGGATAAACACAAGGACAAGGATAAGGACCGGCACAAAGACCGCTCCCAGCAGGCCAAAATCAGCAAGGCCAAAGCCAATGAGATGGATGCAGATAAGGCCAAATCAAAAGCCTCTCCTGCAACACGGGACACAAAGCCCAAAGAGAAACGGCTCGTGAATGATGACCTGATGCAGACGAGCTTTGAGCGCATGCTCAGCTTGAAGGATCAGGAGATTGAGCAGTGGCATCGCAAACACCTGgagaaaatcaaacagaaagagCGGGAGAGGCTCAAACAGCGGCCTCTCGCAGATCCTGTAAAGTCTAAACCTAAAGACAGGACAAAGCCTGAACCGTGCCTGAGTAAAGAGCTCATGCGCTCTAAAAGCTCTGAAGCCTCCGACAGAGATAAACCTCTGAAGGACGGTACCAGTCCCAGAACAATGTCGCTCGATGGAAAGACTCTCCCTGCTATTGGTGCAAAGGTCATGTCTGCAGTGGAAAACTGTCTAAGCAGATCTCCGAGACCAGAGAGTGAACGCTTTGGCCTCATATCGCGGTCTGTGTCGTTGGTTTCTGTCGCCAGCTCTGAGGATTCCTGTCAGGCGACAATGCTAACACCCCGACATGTTGAATACGACTCTGACATGAACATGGAAGCCTCGGACTCTCAACCTGCATTCCTTCAGTCTTCCCTTGTCATCCAGGCCACGAGATCTCCATCAGTTCACGATAAAGAGTGCAACAGTCTTCCAGATGTGCCACAAAGTAATCGGACGCCGCTGCCTGGCAGACACGAATCTCCGTATCTCAGGGCTATTCTCGACGAGGACGCCAACTCAGTAACCGAAGGCAAAGCTGTAGAAAATCCTAAATCTATCCAGCAAGGTGAGGACGTGAGAACAAAAGAGACcccagctgaaacagaggagagtcTTACAAGTCAACAAGTTGTGAATTCCGTTTCTGATCCAGTCATGGAGAGGGAAGGGAGCACGCCACAAATGTCGAATAAAGACCCCGAGAGTAAAAACCTGACAGAGAGTTGTAACTCTCAAACAGGATCGACTGAGCAGaaaactctctcctcctctgatcCGCCTCTTTCAAAGGACACTCAGAGTCTGACTGAAAACTCGCATGTTGAATGTAGTAACAAAGATTCTGATCAAACATCCATACCTTCATCTTCTGTATCCGCCGAGCCATCAGCgcccacaaacacaaaaaccctCCAGCAAAGGGAACCGCTTGCCGTTTCTGGGAATGAGAGCGTGCAGCAGACAGAAACAAGCAGCACACATGTTTCTGACCTTAAAGACAAACCTCTGGAGAGTGCTGATGGAGCAGAACAAGAGAATATGGAAACTGTTTCAGAAAGTGCCAGAGCAGAGGGTGTAGGAAGTCCTGTACCGTCCACCAGCTCATACATTCCTAGCTCCTCTGCAGGGGAGTCAGGCTGCAGCAAAGCAAACCCTGAGCCTGAGTGTCCTGTTGAGGAAATGGAGGTAGATAACAAAGACTGTAAGAAATCCAAACCTTCCAGTGATGCTGCAGGTTCATGTCCTGACTCTCAGGTGGAGAAGAGTGAAAGCAAGCCGCCTGCATCTTCACACAGTCCTGAACACAAGGCTGAAGAGACAACTGACGTCCTACAGAGTTTAGAGAGCGACAGCACTGCTGCTGTGTCTGCAACAACAGAGAGTTCATCAGCTGAGAGCAGCTCAGCCACAGACGGATCCTCAGAATCCAAAGCAGAGACGAGCGCAGAACCGATGGAGGTTACACCTGCCGAAGAGAAATCAGAGCCGTCTTCATCCGGAGAAGAGCAGGGCCAAAGCACCGTCCAACCAGCTGCTCAGACAGATTCTACGAGTGGCTCAGGGAGCTCCTCTCCTCAATCTGGAGACCGGGATTCTGACTCCTCGGGAGCTAAAGTGAAGGTTCGCTCCTCTGATGACGATATCGACATTCACGTGCCCCATCCACGCAAGAGGAAGATGCCCAAAGTTTCAAACTCCCAGACAAGCTCCACGGCTCAGcaagagaaagacagagggcAGCAGTCTCTGGCTGCCATCGTGGACTCTGTGAAGCTGGAGGAGATCGAGCCGTACCAGACGGAGAGAGCCAACCCGTACTACGAGTTCCTGCACATCAGGAAGAAGATCGAGGAGAAACGCAAAGTATTGTGCAGCGTCACACCTCAACCGCCGCAGTATTATGATGAATACGTGACCTTCAATGGATCCTACCTCTTAGATGGGAACCCACTCAGCAAACTCTGTATACCAACA ATAACTCCACCTCCATCATTACCCGAGCAGctgaaagaaatgtttaaacaacAAGAGGTCGTCCGCATGAAGCTACGACTACAACACAGCATTGAAAGG GAAAAGCTAATTGTCTCAAATGAACAGGAGGTCTTAAGAGTCCATTACAGGGCAGCGAGGACACTGGCCAATCAGACTCTGCCTTTCAGCGCCTGTACAGTTTTATTGGACGCTGAAGTGTACAACATGCCTCAGGACGTTCAGGTAAGCGAG GGCGATGACGGTAAAACATCCGTTAGAGATCGATTCAACGCTAGGCAGTTCATGTCGTGGTTACAAGATGTTGATGACAAATTTGATAAGCTGAAG ACTTGTCTTCTGATGAGGCAGCAGCACGAGGCGGCCGCTCTGAACGCCGTGCAGCGCCTGGAGTGGCAGCTCAAACTGCAGGAGCTTGACCCGGCCACCTACAAGTCCACCAGCATCTTTGAGATCCCTGAGTTCTACATCCCACTCGTGGAGGTCAACGACGACTTCGACCTCACCCCCATATGA